AATTGTTAACAATTATTATTTCACCTTCCTTTTTTATCACTTCTGGTAAAGTTTTCAAAAGCTCCTCTATTAAATTTTTTGAATAGTAATTTACAATGATTACTGAAATACTTTTCATGTAATTATCATCTCCTCAATAAATTTTGAGGGTAAAAGTTTTCTTCCAAATTTTGTTTTTGGTCTTGTTATAAAAACTTTTTCACAACTTCTTGTTAATGCTACATAAAAAAGTCTCCTTTCCTCATCCAGTTCTTTTCTGTTACTTAAACTCTGGGGCTTTGGAAAAATTGTTTCTGCCATTCCTGTTATAAAAACTACATCAAATTCAAGTCCCTTTGCACCATGAATTGTTGAAAGAAAAACTCCACCTTCCTTTGTATCAGTTTCAAGATTTTCTAAAACTGAAAAAGAATCTAAAAATTTTTTTACTTCACCTTCCCTATACTCTTTTAATAAAAAGAAAAGCTCTTCAATTATCTCCCTTTCCTCTTTTTCTTGGTCTTGAGGTAAATTTTTTAAAAATTCATAAAACTTTATTTTTTCAAGAAATTCATTCACAATTTCAAGGGGTCTCTTATTTAATTTCTCCCTTATATGTTCCTTCCATAGCTTTAAAACTTCCTCATCAATCTTTTTATCACCTAAAAAAAACTTTATTGCCATATTAAAAGGTGTTTTTTTTCCTGTTACCAATGATTCAAGATAACTTATAATTGCCCTTACGATCCCCCTTACATAAAATCTTGATTTACCCTGAATATTGTAAGGGATGTTTTCCTTTTTAAAAATTTCCTGAAAATTTTTAAGATAAAAGGAATACCTTGAAAGAACTGCTATTTTTTCTTCCTTTATTCCTTCAGAAAACAAAAGTTTAATTTGTCCTGCAACAAATTTTGCCTCATCCTTTTCATCTTCAGCATGATATATAAATACTCTCTGTCCTTTTTTTTCCGCTGGTACAAAGAAAATTTCTTTTCTATTTTTTATTTTTGATAAAATTTTTAAACCAGCTTCGTAAATCTGTTCAGGTATCCTGAATGACTTTGTAAGATAATATATTTTGGGATTTTCAAAATACTTGTAAAAATTAATTATAAATTCATTAGATGCGCCCCTGAAACTGTAAATGGCCTGATCCTCATCACCAGTTGCAAAAAGTGAGCCCCCTTTTTCTCTTAATTTTTTTAAAAGAGAAACTTCCCCAAAGGTTAGGTCCTGAAATTCATCAACAAGTAAATGTTTTATTGATTGAGTAAATCTCTCTTTTAAATCATCGTAATTTTCAAGAAGTAAATTAGCATAATAGATAAGGTCATCGTAATCTAAAAGATTATTCTCCTTTAAGGTCTCTGAGTATCTTTTATAAACAATACCACATCTTCTCTGCCACGCATAATCTGATCTTAAAAGGTCCTGGTAACTTAAAAGATTTGCTTTTGAAATTGAAATTGTCTTCATTATTTCCTCCAGCTCTATCTGTGATATATCAGGAAACATATTCTTAACTATTTGAAAACTCTCACTCCTTGTTAAAATCTTAGTTTTTTCCATATCAAAACCAATTCTTGAACCACCTACATAAAGAACCTGTAAAGCAAGATTGTGCATTGTTCCGATGTTTAAGGATAAATACTCTTTCTTTGAAAGCAAAAGGGAAAGTCTTGACCTTATCTCCTCAATTCCCTTTCCTGTAAATGTTGTTATAATAATTTCCTCAGGTTCAATTTTTTTAATCTCAATTAAATAAGCTGCCCTCCTTATCAAACTTACAGTTTTCCCTGTTCCTGCTCCACCTTTTACAAGAATAAACCTTTCTTCTGATGTAACAGCATCTTTTTGCTCCTCAGTAAGATCTTCTAAGATACTTTTTTTCTTTTCACTTATTTTAACCTCTAATAAGGGACTCACTGAAACTTTAAAATCACCTTCAATAGCCCTTAACATCTCAATTGCACTTTTAAACCTTTTTTCAGGTTCAGGATTTAAAGCCTTTTCAATAATTTTCTTTAAATTTTCACTAACATTTTCCTTTATTTTTGGATAACTTCCTTTTCTTATCTTTTCCCTTATTTCATCAAGAGTTCTACCCTGAAAGGGAGGAAAACCCATAAAACATTCATACATAATTGAACCTATAGCAAATATATCTGTTCTTTCATTGTAATTACCCCTCCATCCCTCTGGAGCAAGGTATAAAGGTGTTCCCACAACTTGCCCGGAAACTTTCTCCTGAAAAATCATAGCAAGTCCAAAATCAGATATCTTTGGCTCAAATTCCCTTGTTAAAAGTATATTTTCAGGTTTTAAATCTCTATGAAGCACTTTCTTTTTATGTGCATAATCAAGGGCAAGTAAAACTTTTTTAAAAATATCAATTACAAGATCTTCCTTTAATGGCGCTGATTTTATAAGATTTCTTAAAGATGAACCCTCAACATACTCCATTGTCATTATTAAATTGTTATCAATAATATCAACGGAATAAAATCTAACTATATTTTCATGAAGAAGTTCTGAAAGAATCTTTGCTTCTCTTTTTAAAATCTCCCATTCCTCTTCTTTTATTCTCGGTATTTTAATTGCAAAAAGTTTATCAATTAAAGTGTCTTTTGCAAGGTAAACATCACCAAAAGTTCCACCACCGAGCCATTTCAGAATCTCATACTTACCGAGTTTCTTTGAAAGCATCCTATATTATAACCTATTCTCAATTATAAATCTTTTTGCAAGCTCAACAAGATAAAAGGAACCTGTTAAAAGTATAAAAGAATTTGAATCAGAGTTTTCAAAGGAAAATTTAAAGGCGTCAAAAGCATCTTCAAACTTTAAAATTTTTTTGAAATTTAATGTTTTAGCAATTTCATATAAAGTATCAGGGTTTTCCCTTCTCGGTATATGTGATTGAGTTAAAATAAGGCACTTAGGCTCAAGTCCCTGTAAAATTTCAAGCATTTTCTTTATATTTTTGTCTCTATTAGTCCCGAAAATTAAAAATCTGGGTTTACTTTTTATTATCTTTCTTACATTCCTTGTAACAGCTCTTAAAGAAATTGGATTATGGGCACCATCTACTATAAAAAAAGGATTATCATGAATCTTTTCAAATCTTCCAAAAAGTTTAAATTTTTTAAAATCATAACACTTAATATTGTTTAAATATAAATAGATAAAAGCAAGGGAAGCATTTATTGCCTGAAAATCACCTATCATAGAAGTAAAAATATGATGCCACCTCGTATCAAAATAAATCTTAAAATATGTTCCTTTTTCAGAAAGTTCTAATATTTTAAAGGGAATTTTTATACCAAGAAGAAAAACTTCACTTTTAACCCTTTTTGCCCTTTCTAAAAGAACATAAAGCACTTCCTTAGGTTGGGGTGATATTATTGAGTATTTTCCCTTAATAACAAAACTCTTCTCATAGGCAATTTTACTTAAGGTGTTTCCAAGAACATGTTCATGGTCATAACTTATAGGTGTTATTATTGAAAAATCTGCTGGAGTAGCATTAACTGCATCAAGTCTTCCACCAAGACCAATTTCTAAAACATTATAAAGAGTTTTTTTATCCTTAAAAAATAAGAAAGCCATAACTGTAAGAGCTTCAAAATATGTTAGATTAATTCCACTTTCAATTTTTTCTTTTATTTTTAAAACATAATACACAAAATCCTCTTCAGATATATCATTTTCTCCTATTCTTATCCTTTCTCTTACATTCATAACATGGGGAGAAGTGTATAACCCAGTATTAAAAAAATTATTTTCTAAAAGACCACTTACAATGTGATGGGCTGTGCTCCCCTTTCCCTTTGTTCCTGCTATAATACATGTATTTTTAAGGTAATTCTGAGGATTATCAAATTCCTTTAAATTTTCAATAAACCTTAAAAAATCAAAATCATTTTTTGGAGTTTTTTTCTCATAATTTATTAAAGATTCAAGAAAAAGATTTGCTTCATTAAAATTCATTTTTTATCTTAAAAGAAAAAAAGAAAAAATTGAAAGAATTATAGTGTAAATTCCAAAAAGGGAAAAAAGTTTCTTTTTTATTGAACCTTCAAGTAAAAAAAGTGCAATAAGACCTGATAAGAAAGCAAAAATGAATCCTGCTAAAGAAGGTAAAAGCTCAAGATATTTTAAATCTCCTATTTCAAGAATAAAGGCACCTAAAACAAGGGGTAAATACATATAAAAGGAAAATTCAAAACTTTCCTTTGGATTAATATTTAAAAGAAGGGCTGTGGTAATTGTAATTCCAGACCTTGAAATTCCGGGTAAAAGAGCAAAAATCTGCATAACACCGATTAAAAAAGCCTTTTTATTATCTATACCTTCTCC
The sequence above is a segment of the candidate division WOR-3 bacterium genome. Coding sequences within it:
- a CDS encoding UvrD-helicase domain-containing protein, giving the protein MLSKKLGKYEILKWLGGGTFGDVYLAKDTLIDKLFAIKIPRIKEEEWEILKREAKILSELLHENIVRFYSVDIIDNNLIMTMEYVEGSSLRNLIKSAPLKEDLVIDIFKKVLLALDYAHKKKVLHRDLKPENILLTREFEPKISDFGLAMIFQEKVSGQVVGTPLYLAPEGWRGNYNERTDIFAIGSIMYECFMGFPPFQGRTLDEIREKIRKGSYPKIKENVSENLKKIIEKALNPEPEKRFKSAIEMLRAIEGDFKVSVSPLLEVKISEKKKSILEDLTEEQKDAVTSEERFILVKGGAGTGKTVSLIRRAAYLIEIKKIEPEEIIITTFTGKGIEEIRSRLSLLLSKKEYLSLNIGTMHNLALQVLYVGGSRIGFDMEKTKILTRSESFQIVKNMFPDISQIELEEIMKTISISKANLLSYQDLLRSDYAWQRRCGIVYKRYSETLKENNLLDYDDLIYYANLLLENYDDLKERFTQSIKHLLVDEFQDLTFGEVSLLKKLREKGGSLFATGDEDQAIYSFRGASNEFIINFYKYFENPKIYYLTKSFRIPEQIYEAGLKILSKIKNRKEIFFVPAEKKGQRVFIYHAEDEKDEAKFVAGQIKLLFSEGIKEEKIAVLSRYSFYLKNFQEIFKKENIPYNIQGKSRFYVRGIVRAIISYLESLVTGKKTPFNMAIKFFLGDKKIDEEVLKLWKEHIREKLNKRPLEIVNEFLEKIKFYEFLKNLPQDQEKEEREIIEELFFLLKEYREGEVKKFLDSFSVLENLETDTKEGGVFLSTIHGAKGLEFDVVFITGMAETIFPKPQSLSNRKELDEERRLFYVALTRSCEKVFITRPKTKFGRKLLPSKFIEEMIIT
- a CDS encoding cyanophycin synthetase, with product MNFNEANLFLESLINYEKKTPKNDFDFLRFIENLKEFDNPQNYLKNTCIIAGTKGKGSTAHHIVSGLLENNFFNTGLYTSPHVMNVRERIRIGENDISEEDFVYYVLKIKEKIESGINLTYFEALTVMAFLFFKDKKTLYNVLEIGLGGRLDAVNATPADFSIITPISYDHEHVLGNTLSKIAYEKSFVIKGKYSIISPQPKEVLYVLLERAKRVKSEVFLLGIKIPFKILELSEKGTYFKIYFDTRWHHIFTSMIGDFQAINASLAFIYLYLNNIKCYDFKKFKLFGRFEKIHDNPFFIVDGAHNPISLRAVTRNVRKIIKSKPRFLIFGTNRDKNIKKMLEILQGLEPKCLILTQSHIPRRENPDTLYEIAKTLNFKKILKFEDAFDAFKFSFENSDSNSFILLTGSFYLVELAKRFIIENRL
- a CDS encoding undecaprenyl-diphosphate phosphatase — translated: MKEIALGFLQGITEFLPISSSGHLLFLQELFKFNLKGIGIETLFHLATFFSVIVYFRKRLINYYLKNWFKILLGILPASLFALLFRNKIKEFFEDPQYLFLFFLLNGFYLLSSRIREGGEGIDNKKAFLIGVMQIFALLPGISRSGITITTALLLNINPKESFEFSFYMYLPLVLGAFILEIGDLKYLELLPSLAGFIFAFLSGLIALFLLEGSIKKKLFSLFGIYTIILSIFSFFLLR